A region of Mesoplodon densirostris isolate mMesDen1 chromosome 11, mMesDen1 primary haplotype, whole genome shotgun sequence DNA encodes the following proteins:
- the MYF6 gene encoding myogenic factor 6: protein MMMDLFETGSYFFYLDGENVTLQPLEVAEGSPLYPGSDGTLSPCQDQMPPEAGSDSGGEEHVLAPPGLQPAHCPGQCLIWACKTCKRKSAPTDRRKAATLRERRRLKKINEAFEALKRRTVANPNQRLPKVEILRSAINYIERLQDLLHRLDQQDKVQELGVDPFSYRPKQENLDGADFLRTCSSQWPSVSDHSRGLVITAKEGGANIDSSASSSLRCLSSIVDSISSEEHKLPCVEEVVEK from the exons ATGATGATGGACCTTTTTGAAACTGGCTCCTACTTCTTCTACTTGGATGGGGAAAATGTTACCCTGCAGCCGTTAGAAGTAGCGGAGGGCTCTCCTTTGTATCCAGGGAGTGATGGTACCCTGTCCCCCTGCCAGGACCAAATGCCCCCGGAAGCTGGGAGCGACAGCGGCGGAGAGGAACATGTCCTGGCGCCCCCAGGCCTGCAGCCTGCCCACTGCCCCGGCCAGTGCCTGATCTGGGCTTGCAAGACCTGCAAGAGAAAATCTGCCCCCACCGACCGGCGGAAGGCCGCCACGCTGCGCGAGAGGAGGCGGCTCAAGAAAATCAACGAGGCCTTCGAGGCACTGAAGCGGCGGACTGTGGCCAACCCCAACCAGAGACTGCCCAAGGTGGAGATTCTGCGGAGCGCCATCAACTACATCGAGCGGTTGCAGGACCTGCTGCACCGGCTGGATCAGCAGGACAAAGTGCAGGAGCTAGGGGTGGACCCCTTCAGCTACAGACCCAAGCAAGAGAAT CTCGACGGTGCGGATTTCCTGCGCACCTGCAGCTCCCAGTGGCCAAGTGTTTCGGATCATTCCAGGGGGCTCGTGATAACTGCCAAGGAAG GAGGGGCAAACATCGATTCATCGGCCTCGAGTAGCCTTCGATGCCTTTCCTCCATCGTGGACAGCATCTCCTCGGAGGAGCACAAACTCCCCTGcgtggaggaggtggtggagaaGTAA
- the MYF5 gene encoding myogenic factor 5 translates to MDMMDGCQFSPSEYFYDGSCIPSPEGEFGDEFEPRVAAFGAHKADLQGSDEDEHVRAPTGHHQAGHCLLWACKACKRKSTTMDRRKAATMRERRRLKKVNQAFETLKRCTTTNPNQRLPKVEILRNAIRYIESLQELLREQVENYYSLPGQSCSEPTSPTSSCSDSTPECNSPVWSRKSSSFDSVYCPDVPNVYATDKSSLSSLDCLSSIVDRITNSEQPGLPLQDPASLSPVASTDSQPATQGASNSRLIYHVL, encoded by the exons ATGGACATGATGGATGGCTGCCAGTTCTCGCCTTCTGAGTACTTCTACGATGGCTCCTGCATCCCGTCCCCCGAGGGCGAGTTCGGGGACGAGTTTGAGCCGCGAGTGGCTGCTTTCGGGGCGCACAAAGCAGACCTGCAGGGCTCCGACGAGGACGAGCACGTGCGAGCACCTACGGGCCACCACCAGGCCGGCCACTGCCTCCTGTGGGCCTGCAAAGCGTGCAAGAGGAAGTCCACCACCATGGATCGGAGGAAGGCGGCCACCATGCGTGAGCGGAGACGCCTGAAGAAGGTCAACCAGGCTTTCGAGACGCTCAAGCGGTGCACCACGACCAACCCCAACCAGAGGCTGCCCAAGGTGGAGATCCTCAGGAATGCCATCCGCTACATTGAGAGCCTGCAGGAGCTGCTGAGGGAACAGGTGGAAAACTACTACAGCCTGCCGGGGCAGAGCTGCTCTGAGCCCACCAGCCCCACCTCCAGCTGCTCTGACAGCACG CCCGAATGTAACAGCCCTGTCTGGTCCAGAAAAAGCAGCAGTTTTGACAGCGTCTACTGTCCTGATGTACCAAATG TATATGCTACGGATAAAAGCTCCTTATCCAGCTTGGACTGCTTATCCAGCATAGTGGATCGGATCACCAACTCAGAGCAACCTGGATTGCCTCTCCAGGACCCAGCATCTCTCTCTCCAGTTGCCAGCACCGATTCTCAGCCTGCAACTCAAGGGGCCTCTAATTCCAGGCTCATCTATCATGTGCTATGA